In Aegilops tauschii subsp. strangulata cultivar AL8/78 chromosome 3, Aet v6.0, whole genome shotgun sequence, one genomic interval encodes:
- the LOC109774917 gene encoding uncharacterized protein, which yields MLLAVEGGGFFSSSASGYSHGLALLLLGRKEEEKPVKAWSQYRLVDGEAEHVYHLANTKNQAPRKCAPFICFGSTALELEGASPPKLSSSNTLDSLEEPSRSTKKKVTTNGSITGDERKGCLKSNSKRDSSEHCIVVSEDEEPRESLEEVQTLKSGIERRKVQWTDTCGKKLFEIREFEASDGSLSDDELENEGFRKCECVIQ from the exons ATGCTACTGGCTGTGGAAGGAGGAGGTTTCTTCTCATCGTCAGCTTCAGGATACAGTCATGGCCTTGCTCTTTTGCTGCTTGGACGGAAAGAAGAAGAGAAGCCTGTCAAGGCATGGAGTCAGTACCGACTAGTCGATGGGGAAGCTGAGCATGTGTATCATCTGGCTAACACGAAAAACCAAGCTCCCCGTAAATGTGCTCCCTTCATCTGCTTCGGTAGCACTGCTTTGGAGCTCGAAGGGGCGTCTCCTCCGAAATTGAGTTCAAGCAACACTTTGGACTCTTTGGAAGAGCCATCCCGTTCAACAAAGAAGAAGGTTACCACTAATGGTTCCATAACTGGAGATGAGAGAAAAGGTTGTCTTAAGAGCAACTCAAAAAGGGATTCGTCAGAGCATTGTATAGTGGTGAGTGAAGATGAAGAACCACGTGAGTCACTGGAAGAGGTGCAAACCTTGAAATCTGGTATAGAACGGAGAAAAGTTCAATGGACTGATACATGTGGAAAGAAGCTTTTTGAGATAAGGGAATTCGAAGCCAG CGATGGAAGTTTGTCAGATGATGAACTGGAAAATGAGGGTTTCAGGAAGTGTGAGTGTGTGATTCAGTAG